GATATGCAACCTTTTTCCTCTCGAATTCACATGCATAAAGAAAAGTTTAcacaaaattaaaacaatacATGTCGAAGCATTCCAACATTGCTTGCGAAAATAATATTAGGGTTTTGCCGACGGGAACTCATCGCAAGTGCCAGCTGTCTACGGATGCTCTTAATAAAGATCCTTCCCGTTAGTCCATCCGACGTGACGATTCGAACGGATAAATTTTCCGAATATTGACGGAcgataaaaaggtaaaaaatctTAGGCGAGTCCCATGGGATGGATGCACTCATTAATGGGTTTGCTCTTGCGATTAAAATCTACGAAAAtgagaggaaaagaaatcaatttccaaAGTTCGTGAAATTCTAAGGAAAAAGGACATAAATGGTCTccaaattttggctcaatatataatgtgatccttaaacttttaatttattcaatgtgatctctaaactttagttcaatgtaTAATATCGTCcctgaattttaaatttgtccaatatggtccatgaacttttgttacatgttcaatttagtccctaaactatatagAAATGTCCGATATTGTCATTTTCATAAATCCAAGTCTGAGagcaatattgaacattttcatatagtttggaGATTAGATTGGACATaaactaaaagttcagagactacatcaaacaaattaaaagctcaaggactatattgaataaaagaaaagttcggagatcacattgtatattagatcaaagttcaagGCCGTTTGAGTCATTATCCCAAATTCTAATGTGTTGAGGAAAATATAATAGAAAACCATTGAGTCCTCTCCCGCTCATTTCTTCTTCGCatgtgtctctctctccctcacgcaCAAGAACGCAGAAAGATCGACGCTCGAATTCCTCAGCGAGAGATTCGAACGGACGATGAGTGCAGGTATGCAACAGCTGATTGCCAAGACCGCGCGCGAGGTGCTGCAGGAATCGGACGCGGACGAGGTGACCGAGCACCAGCTGCGAATGGAGGTGTCCAAGAGGCTCGGAGTCGACCTCGCGCTTCCCAAGCACAAGGCGATCGTGAGCCTGGCTATGCAGTCGTTCCTCGAAGGAGGACGAGTTCCAGAGGACGTCGGTGGGGACGCACACGAAGATCGCGAAGCAGGCGAAGATCCGGAGAGATCCGATGCTCCTAAGGAGTACACCGACGGCGGCGACCTCGTGATTTGCAAAGTGAGCATGTTTCTCCCGGTCTCCCGTGCATTGATTTCTTCCTTCCGTTGAATTGCGTTACTAGAGGTAGTCAAACACAGAGCGCATGAAAAGTTATCGGTTGCGAACGCAGTGGAGAGATTTGAAACTCTTCAGTTCCTTCGAGAGAACTTCGTTTACCTCGCGTAgatgattctctctcttttcggcttctctcttcttcttctttttctggccTCCTCGAGTTCGTCATTGGCTTGAGTTGATTGAGCTCGCGACGTCGCGTGGCTAacttcgaggaaaaaaaaaaatattaatccgCTTCGTTGAATTGAACGAACCTACACGTTTAGACGCGGATGACTTGCCGAAACTGTCTTAATCCACAGCGACCATGTTTCCTTGGCATTGTTCAACAGCTATCTGAGCAGAGGAAAGTGACGGTGGGCAAGTTCAAAGGAAAGCCTCTGGTGTCGATGAGGAAATACTACAACAAAGACGGGAAAGAGCGTCCTTCGCCCAATGGTAAGCTATTTACGCACTTCGATTTCTCCTGCTGGTTTTACAGTTAATCTTCGCTTTCCCGAATTGCGGACGATCGACGGAGGAATGTTCCTCGGAGCCCTTCTTTTTCATAGATTAGTCTCGATGATATAGATCTATTTCACGACGAGGCGATGCTTTTGCTACTTTAGTTTGATGTCTGCATTTTGTTGTTACTTACTCGGATCCTCCAGAAGATTTGAGCTCTTACAAGAATGAGAGAGATTCACAGAGAGCATTGGAGAATAGGCAATGTAGGAGTTGAGAGACTTCCGTTGGTCCACAAACACCCCCACTCGTTACTT
The sequence above is drawn from the Rhodamnia argentea isolate NSW1041297 chromosome 9, ASM2092103v1, whole genome shotgun sequence genome and encodes:
- the LOC115740794 gene encoding RNA polymerase II transcriptional coactivator KELP-like; its protein translation is MSAGMQQLIAKTAREVLQESDADEVTEHQLRMEVSKRLGVDLALPKHKAIVSLAMQSFLEGGRVPEDVGGDAHEDREAGEDPERSDAPKEYTDGGDLVICKLSEQRKVTVGKFKGKPLVSMRKYYNKDGKERPSPNGISLTADQWLALKNSVPAIEAAIKKMTSGS